The Rhizobium leguminosarum region TCCGATTGACGTTGAACTGAAGCTGCTTATGTCGCTGGCGGCCTGTCTGGAGGCGGCATGATCGGGCCTTCGGGGAATGTGCGTGTCTATCTGGCCTGCGGGGTGACGGATATGCGGCGTGGCATTGATGGTCTATCGGCGCTGGTCGAGACGGCGATCAAGGAGGCACCGGGCTCCGGCGCGATCTTCGGCTTCCGCGGAAAACGGGCTGATCGGATCAAGCTTCTTTGGTGGGACGGTCAAGGGTTCTGCCTGTTCTACAACGATCAGCGTTCATACTACACCTCTTTCCTCGCCAGTTGATGTTCTTGGCTCAGTTTGCGTTTGTTGGCGCGCAGCAGTCCGATCTTGGAGTTGGTTCCAACGGCTGCATTGCTTTTGCGGCAAGTCTCCATCGGGGATTTCGTACAGGCTGTAGTGCCCGTTGTAGGCATGTCTGGCAATGAGGCCATACTTGGCCCATCTTGCGACGGTTTGCTCACTGATGTTGAGGTGCACTGCTGCGTATTTCGGAAGAACGGGACAGTCGTTTCACTAAATCGCGGACAGTGGTTTCACTAATTCCGGGACAGCATGGTGTGGTCGATTTTCGCCTGCCTGGTTGAAGTCATGAGCGATTGATTTCGCCGTTTTCAGCGCCGGTCAAGTGGGATGGTGTTTTTTGCCGTCGCATGCTGTCGCCTTCAAGGGCAATGCGGTGCGCATTGTGGATGATCCGATCGAGGATTGCGTCTGCGATGGTCGGTTCTCCGATCATGTCATGCCACTGGGCGACAGGAAGCTGCGCGGTGATGAGCGTTGATTTCCGGCGATAGCGTTCCTCGAAGATTTCCAGCAGGTCGAGGCGTTGTTGATCTGTGAGCGTGTGCGTTCCCCAGTCGTCGAGGATCAGCAACTGGACGCGGGCGAGTTTGTCGACC contains the following coding sequences:
- the tnpB gene encoding IS66 family insertion sequence element accessory protein TnpB (TnpB, as the term is used for proteins encoded by IS66 family insertion elements, is considered an accessory protein, since TnpC, encoded by a neighboring gene, is a DDE family transposase.) — translated: MIGPSGNVRVYLACGVTDMRRGIDGLSALVETAIKEAPGSGAIFGFRGKRADRIKLLWWDGQGFCLFYNDQRSYYTSFLAS